One window from the genome of Kaistella carnis encodes:
- a CDS encoding DUF6438 domain-containing protein: protein MTISSDQTAVFEAKRFNFSRDTDSQEDEGTFTGKIGNDKYDELISILNDLKLSKMKDHYGNRNVSDLPTSNLNITYKDGKEKKIEDYGKHGTPELQKLYQFFDALKTNQTWTKIK from the coding sequence ATGACAATAAGCTCAGATCAAACGGCAGTATTTGAAGCAAAGCGATTTAATTTTTCCCGCGACACTGATTCACAAGAAGATGAAGGCACATTTACGGGGAAAATTGGTAACGATAAATACGATGAATTGATTTCCATTTTGAACGATTTAAAATTGTCGAAAATGAAAGATCATTACGGAAATAGGAACGTAAGCGATTTACCAACATCTAATTTAAACATCACCTATAAAGATGGAAAAGAAAAGAAAATTGAGGATTACGGAAAACACGGAACTCCGGAATTACAAAAGCTTTATCAGTTCTTTGATGCATTAAAAACCAATCAAACCTGGACAAAAATCAAATAA